A segment of the Methanobacterium sp. Maddingley MBC34 genome:
ATGGTTCATTCAGATCACAAATGTTATACTGGTTAATTTAAATAGGGGAATAAATAAATCCAACCAGTACGCTTAGTAAGCTCTCTAAATATTATAGAAAGAGAATTTTATTGGAGGAATATTTTATGGCTAAAGGAAAAGAACACATGAATTTGGCGTTTATCGGACACGTAGACCACGGTAAATCCACTATGGTGGGTCACCTTCTGTTACAGTCCGGAGCTATCGCTGAACAACAGCTATCTGACGGAGAAAACAA
Coding sequences within it:
- a CDS encoding translation elongation factor EF-1alpha (GTPase) (PFAM: Elongation factor Tu GTP binding domain_SP), whose translation is MAKGKEHMNLAFIGHVDHGKSTMVGHLLLQSGAIAEQQLSDGEN